From Candidatus Bathyarchaeota archaeon:
CATTCTTTCCTAGCTTCATTTAACTCCTTGCAAGTTGGCGGTCTAAAATTTTTAAATTTATATGAAGGTATTAAAGGAATAATGTTCATTAAGAAGGCTCCTCTTATAGAGGCTTCTTTAGCGATATTAACTAACTCTAAATCATTAATTCCAGGAATTAAAACAGAGTTAACTTTAACTTTTAAATCGTTTTTAGAAGCCAACTCTATTCCATCAAGTTGGTTTTTAATAAGAATTAATGAACCTTCGATACCAGTATAAATCTTATTGTTATAATTGATCCAAGAGTAAATTTTGCTTCCTATATTAGGGTTAATAGTGTTTATAGTTATAGTAACAGTTTTTATATTAAGTTTAACCAGCTTACTTATTTTATCTGGAAGTAAAAGCCCATTTGTGCTTAGGCACTTCGTTAACCAAGGGAAACTTTCATTAA
This genomic window contains:
- a CDS encoding radical SAM protein; the protein is MNSKYSHWISVHPCFNSSAHFKFSRMHLPVAAKCNIQCNYCNPKKLNKCEFKPGYAEKLLTPLEAFKKVEDAIKVYPTLKVVGIAGPGDPLANKETFETFKLINESFPWLTKCLSTNGLLLPDKISKLVKLNIKTVTITINTINPNIGSKIYSWINYNNKIYTGIEGSLILIKNQLDGIELASKNDLKVKVNSVLIPGINDLELVNIAKEASIRGAFLMNIIPLIPSYKFKNFRPPTCKELNEARKECEAYLPQFRLCQQCRADGVYEPCGNLIKYIKT